Proteins encoded within one genomic window of Sphaerotilus montanus:
- a CDS encoding DUF4160 domain-containing protein: MPVVFRHRNFRFFFYSNEGNPRESLHIHVQGDGAEAKFWVRPVCLAHSDGFDARTLRELAAVIETKADQIERTWNDYFA, encoded by the coding sequence ATGCCGGTCGTCTTCCGCCATCGCAACTTCCGCTTCTTCTTCTATTCCAACGAAGGCAATCCGCGTGAGTCGCTGCACATCCATGTGCAGGGCGATGGGGCCGAAGCGAAGTTCTGGGTGCGGCCCGTCTGCCTGGCCCACAGCGACGGATTCGACGCTCGAACACTGCGCGAACTGGCCGCAGTCATCGAGACGAAGGCTGACCAGATCGAAAGGACGTGGAATGACTACTTCGCCTAA
- a CDS encoding DUF2442 domain-containing protein gives MTTSPKSVRFDDNSLWVDLTDGRVIAVPLTWFPRLLSASPQQREQVELSRYGLHWEALDEDISVAGLLAGQGDMTRQHPKAA, from the coding sequence ATGACTACTTCGCCTAAGTCGGTGCGTTTCGACGACAACAGCCTGTGGGTCGATCTGACCGATGGCCGGGTGATCGCGGTGCCGCTGACGTGGTTTCCACGGCTGCTGAGCGCCTCGCCGCAGCAGCGCGAGCAGGTGGAACTCAGCCGCTACGGGCTGCACTGGGAGGCGCTGGACGAGGACATCTCGGTGGCTGGCTTGCTGGCGGGGCAGGGCGACATGACCCGCCAGCATCCCAAGGCGGCCTGA
- a CDS encoding L-idonate 5-dehydrogenase → MRLRCRCLLIHAPDDLRIEEQDAGEMAPGQVTVQVGMGGICGSDLHYFHHGGFGTVRIKRPMVLGHEVAGTVIAVAPDVTRVQVGDRVAVNPSRPCGTCKFCLEGLPNQCLEMRFYGSAMRDPHVEGAFRQLLVCNAVQCETVASGVPLTLAALAEPFSVGLHAVSRAGSLLGKRVLVSGCGPIGCLAIAAARVHGAAEIVAVDVTDETLAVAQAMGADRTINVATDTDWVARYSPDKGTFDVMIECSGNERALRAGLDVMRPRGVVVQLGLGGDVNIPQNLIVAKELSLCGSFRFHAEFALAVRLINEGRVDLRPMVTRTYPLAQAREAFELASDRRRAMKVLIDFDA, encoded by the coding sequence CTGCGCCTGCGCTGCCGCTGCCTGCTGATCCACGCGCCGGACGACCTGCGCATCGAGGAGCAGGACGCGGGCGAGATGGCGCCGGGCCAGGTGACGGTGCAGGTCGGCATGGGCGGCATCTGCGGCTCGGACCTGCACTACTTCCACCACGGCGGCTTCGGCACCGTGCGGATCAAGCGGCCGATGGTGCTCGGGCATGAAGTCGCCGGCACGGTGATCGCGGTGGCGCCGGACGTGACGCGGGTGCAGGTGGGCGACCGCGTGGCGGTGAACCCGAGCCGGCCGTGCGGGACGTGCAAGTTCTGTCTGGAGGGCCTGCCGAACCAGTGCCTGGAGATGCGCTTCTACGGCAGCGCGATGCGCGATCCGCATGTCGAAGGCGCGTTCCGGCAGCTGCTGGTGTGCAACGCGGTGCAGTGCGAGACCGTGGCGTCGGGCGTGCCCTTGACGCTGGCGGCGCTGGCAGAGCCGTTCTCGGTCGGGCTGCACGCGGTGTCGCGGGCCGGGTCGCTGCTGGGCAAGCGGGTGCTGGTGTCGGGCTGCGGGCCGATCGGGTGTCTGGCGATCGCGGCGGCGCGGGTGCATGGCGCGGCGGAGATCGTCGCGGTCGACGTGACCGACGAGACGCTGGCCGTCGCCCAGGCCATGGGCGCCGACCGGACGATCAACGTCGCCACCGACACCGACTGGGTCGCGCGCTACAGCCCAGACAAGGGCACCTTCGACGTGATGATCGAGTGCTCGGGCAACGAGCGGGCGCTGCGGGCGGGCCTGGACGTGATGCGCCCGCGCGGCGTGGTGGTGCAGCTCGGCCTGGGCGGCGACGTGAACATCCCGCAGAACCTGATCGTCGCCAAGGAGCTGAGCCTGTGCGGCAGTTTCCGCTTCCACGCCGAGTTCGCGTTGGCGGTGCGGCTGATCAACGAGGGGCGGGTGGATCTGCGGCCGATGGTGACGCGGACCTATCCGCTGGCGCAGGCGCGGGAGGCGTTCGAGCTGGCGAGCGATCGGCGGCGGGCGATGAAGGTGCTGATCGACTTCGACGCTTGA
- a CDS encoding esterase-like activity of phytase family protein, with translation MSFPNLRQSAIALAVSMLVTLAACGGGDDTPKTDTVQASTPDATMHFNRVSTFTICAQVGSSCESATPVNAEIVAASTDGMTLVYTSGLSKQIGFVDITDPAAPVGLGSLTLDGEPTSVAVVGAHALVAVNTSASFTAPTGKLVVVHIATRTKVAELDLGGQPDSVAVSKDGRYAAVVIENERDESVNGGAIPQLPAGRLAIVDLVGAPAAWTRRDVALTGLAALYGTDPEPEYVSINEDNVAVVTLQENNHLALVDLATGKVSGHFSAGSVTLTDVDLTDERPNLVQFNQTQADRLREPDGVTWVSKTRFATANEGDLNGGSRGFTIFNTDGSVAFDVGMDLEYRLARIGHTNDRRNDAKGNEPENVAFGRFGSTDYLFVASERSSVVAVYDMSQPTAPVYKQALPGALSPEGLVTIPSRGLMVSASEVDDRSLPARAALNLYRYQKAAAQYPTIQSADRADGKPIPWAALSGMVAAPSGNTVYAVDDSFFRANRIFTVDVGVTPAVIRSELRITDTNDVLKTFGATLPAAKDNQAFDQTDVTAMINADKTVNLDPEGISLASAGGFWIASEGAGSKTAYETGRNITSANLLLRVSATGVVQEVVALPDAVNALQARYGFEGVAESNGKLVVPIQRAWLGETMPRIAVYDLATKTWQFHFYPLDTATSPNGGWVGLSEITALGNNRFLVVERDNQNGPDARIKRLYRIDLTGVAAGGTLTKTLVRDLMPDLRATQGPVLEKIEGLAVLASGEVLFVTDNDGVNDSSGETQLVRLGKILN, from the coding sequence ATGTCTTTCCCCAACCTCCGTCAGTCGGCCATCGCCCTGGCCGTGTCGATGCTGGTGACCCTGGCCGCCTGCGGCGGCGGTGACGACACCCCCAAGACCGACACCGTCCAGGCCTCGACGCCCGATGCGACGATGCATTTCAACCGGGTATCGACCTTCACCATCTGTGCCCAGGTGGGGTCTTCCTGCGAGTCGGCGACTCCCGTCAACGCCGAGATCGTCGCGGCCAGCACCGACGGCATGACGCTGGTCTACACCAGCGGTCTGAGCAAGCAGATCGGCTTCGTCGACATCACCGATCCGGCGGCGCCGGTCGGTCTGGGATCGTTGACGCTGGACGGCGAGCCGACCTCGGTGGCCGTGGTCGGGGCGCATGCACTGGTGGCCGTGAACACCTCGGCGTCGTTCACCGCGCCGACCGGCAAGCTGGTGGTGGTGCACATCGCCACGCGCACCAAGGTGGCCGAGCTGGACCTGGGCGGGCAGCCGGATTCGGTGGCGGTCAGCAAGGACGGCCGCTACGCCGCGGTCGTGATCGAGAACGAGCGCGACGAGAGCGTCAACGGCGGCGCGATCCCGCAACTGCCGGCCGGCCGCCTGGCGATCGTCGATCTGGTCGGCGCCCCGGCGGCGTGGACCCGCCGCGATGTGGCGCTCACCGGCCTGGCCGCGCTGTACGGCACCGACCCGGAACCCGAGTACGTCTCGATCAACGAGGACAACGTCGCGGTCGTCACGCTGCAGGAGAACAACCACCTCGCGCTGGTCGACCTCGCCACCGGCAAGGTCAGCGGGCATTTCTCCGCCGGCAGCGTGACGCTGACCGACGTCGACCTGACCGACGAGCGGCCGAACCTCGTCCAGTTCAACCAGACCCAGGCCGACCGCCTGCGCGAGCCCGACGGCGTGACCTGGGTGTCGAAGACCCGCTTCGCCACCGCCAACGAAGGCGACCTCAACGGCGGCAGCCGCGGCTTCACCATCTTCAACACCGACGGCAGCGTGGCCTTCGATGTCGGCATGGACCTCGAATATCGCCTCGCCCGCATCGGCCACACCAACGACCGCCGCAACGACGCCAAGGGCAACGAGCCCGAGAACGTCGCCTTCGGCCGCTTCGGCTCGACGGACTACCTGTTCGTCGCGTCCGAGCGCTCCAGCGTGGTGGCCGTCTACGACATGAGCCAGCCGACGGCGCCGGTCTACAAGCAGGCGCTGCCCGGTGCCCTGAGCCCGGAAGGGTTGGTGACGATCCCGTCGCGCGGCCTGATGGTGTCCGCCAGCGAGGTGGACGACCGCAGCCTGCCAGCCCGTGCGGCGCTGAACCTCTACCGCTACCAGAAGGCCGCGGCCCAGTACCCGACGATCCAGTCCGCCGACCGCGCGGACGGCAAGCCGATTCCGTGGGCCGCCCTGTCCGGCATGGTGGCGGCGCCCAGCGGCAACACGGTGTACGCGGTCGACGACAGCTTCTTCCGCGCCAACCGCATCTTCACGGTCGATGTCGGCGTCACGCCCGCCGTCATCCGCAGCGAGCTGCGCATCACCGACACCAACGATGTGCTGAAGACCTTCGGCGCCACCTTGCCGGCCGCCAAGGACAACCAGGCCTTCGACCAGACCGACGTCACGGCGATGATCAACGCCGACAAGACGGTGAACCTGGATCCGGAGGGCATTTCGCTGGCCAGCGCCGGTGGCTTCTGGATCGCCTCGGAAGGCGCGGGTTCGAAGACCGCCTACGAGACCGGCCGCAACATCACCTCGGCCAACCTGCTGCTGCGGGTGTCGGCGACGGGGGTGGTCCAGGAGGTGGTGGCCCTGCCGGACGCGGTCAATGCGCTGCAGGCCCGCTACGGCTTCGAGGGCGTGGCCGAGTCGAACGGCAAGCTGGTCGTGCCGATCCAGCGCGCCTGGCTGGGTGAGACGATGCCGCGCATCGCGGTGTACGACCTCGCCACCAAGACCTGGCAGTTCCATTTCTACCCGCTGGACACGGCGACCTCGCCCAACGGCGGCTGGGTGGGGCTGTCGGAAATCACTGCGCTCGGCAACAACCGCTTCCTGGTGGTCGAGCGCGACAACCAGAACGGCCCGGACGCCCGCATCAAGCGCCTCTACCGCATCGACCTGACCGGCGTGGCGGCCGGCGGCACGTTGACCAAGACGCTGGTGCGCGATCTGATGCCCGACCTGCGTGCCACCCAGGGTCCGGTGCTGGAGAAGATCGAGGGCCTGGCGGTGCTGGCCAGCGGCGAGGTGCTGTTCGTCACCGACAACGATGGCGTCAACGACAGCAGCGGCGAGACGCAGCTGGTGCGGCTGGGCAAGATCCTGAACTGA
- a CDS encoding PEP-CTERM sorting domain-containing protein — MPARNKTTLIATAMAALLCCAGQAQADTFTVDFSGTFNEANPFSPPLGTPLVVDMEITTAGDASSPEAITSITGTIRGQAISSFQNGISATFWFDSTLGMGHFSSMGLYAYTSNGLWRLQDTQIGLLGPIGSSGYTSSPAANIWTTAPLTAPVPEPGTMAMLLAGLGALGLKGRRQTSRR; from the coding sequence ATGCCAGCACGAAACAAAACCACCCTGATCGCCACCGCCATGGCCGCGCTGCTGTGCTGCGCCGGCCAGGCCCAGGCTGATACCTTCACGGTCGATTTCAGCGGGACGTTCAACGAGGCGAACCCGTTCAGCCCGCCGCTCGGCACGCCGCTGGTCGTCGACATGGAAATCACCACCGCCGGCGACGCCAGCAGCCCCGAGGCCATCACCAGCATCACCGGTACCATCCGGGGCCAAGCCATTTCCAGCTTCCAGAACGGCATCAGCGCGACGTTCTGGTTCGACAGCACCCTCGGCATGGGCCATTTCAGCAGCATGGGTCTGTACGCCTACACCAGCAACGGGCTGTGGCGTCTGCAGGACACGCAGATCGGGCTGTTGGGCCCGATCGGCAGCTCGGGCTACACCTCCAGCCCAGCCGCCAACATCTGGACGACGGCCCCCCTGACGGCACCGGTGCCCGAGCCCGGCACGATGGCCATGCTGCTGGCCGGCCTGGGCGCGCTCGGCCTGAAGGGCCGCCGTCAGACCAGCCGCCGCTGA
- a CDS encoding right-handed parallel beta-helix repeat-containing protein — protein sequence MERLLGRSAPGDRIELGNGVYEGDTTLHVPSGVCLVGSGKTELIGHGAGPVLQTEGTADVEILALKLRVTVPTSTLIAVRHAARVLIKGCELDGNILADNGILVEHSTDIEIHANHVRACRPEADNWGAGIKFELSDGSIDSNNIEDGNIGVFARQCRPSTGSEPAIIANNNQCHNTLQSGLAFFSTCGIITNNKLSGSHTTSGISISRDTKSLEQPSEAKVIGNQCHDNKGSGIVFFSSRGRVENNDCWGSITRNGISIERDPTSLDCASEVDVIGNRCNENEQAGIIFLSSQGRAENNDCRGNRTLSGIIIQRDPESPEHPSEVDVISNRCHENKQAGIIFLSSKGRAENNDCWGNRTLSGINVERDTKSPDCASEVDVIGNRCKENEQAGIIFCSSKGRAENNDCWGNRTLSGIIIQRDKKSPEHPSKVDVIGNKSHGNKGAGIVFLSSKGLVKNNTCWENQTLSGINIERDNYSPKEPSEAQVIGNRCYNNKDSGIVFFSSQGRVEDNDCWRNKTLSGIIIQRDKKSPEQPSIVEVIGNRCHENTEAGITFLSSEGLAKNNACWKNKTTGISIEHDNNSPGYASEVDVIGNTCRKNQEAGISFFSSHGLIEKNECSGSHIFSGIMIQRDKRSPEQPSEVAVTDNICHKNEQSGIAFFSSRGRIENNNCRGSRTHSGILIQRDPKSPTHPSEVDVIGNKCHDNKQAGIIFFSSQGRVVKNDCWGNRTLSGISIERDQNLPDCASEVDVIGNRCHHNKQSGIALIANIGHSEGNIVWANGATGTPEPIASADTHSPQALHIANLAATGQPAAVAQTAALADFLLSGGCQGCFDQFWHHKPGSPTQPVLIAQPPASSASTSQTPPRSLRVYQVTRTIASVAIRGIAAQDSHWWRSPRPPAPGLAALTALMPLFGQKLQQARSRKVTKDGDIAIAPHWLAGVVSANDPALDHWLEDIAARRDDMASALPAGSSAADVRVRIFDLAGAQEQTSSNAAAIDFIEQHLLADRTRWWQRGAAVLESLLFMPAAYFLAALLVMAVMTLLVVAGLVYLIDPAFVSAPDLSGVHLRQLGQKILTNLQDTAWLKAHRAKLALGTTAYLLVFLLLLIRTLPASLRIGLLPLLTWLGKILSKTVPRLEKILASAIEPSSRWHRLVHSERCRRHWLRRQIYAPRRFESLRKRSAPAMIIVLRHVDIPSPALQQQMRLLFELCPPHQALLLVTQVPGLSMLASGYLDVWFGPAAPKADAALVIHDVDSAQIPLATDSPAEWADRQKAAPARLAALLGWPAAADAEQYANALIHGTFDVKQWLPALIIGSTPQMHMLTRRDNAEHRQYSQALNKALETFFQILGGTQTTLSGPDVEAMDRMAHEGRALLAVALKPRHGQPGQRQWIGRGGYRVELARLLRDWCGDTGPEAPSGADILLAALQTCGELYHVRAMQHLLTLATKTTPLTEVDLQRLQRLPLHMEAALFLLDERQRLMQALQHRWPTMAEATAPAWHRLQQAHIHLKSAWCELTASVHTTSAPSLSASQNTRLCLLLLRIQAIHRNHGSDPIADDGPEEKQLCALLDDPLKPLSGTAGPTGTKPALWPRFLHDLQTELVTIARQEPTAARRLLRAKLAQDWHGLSPTGRTAIEQLGTRFTHFWLQQMTRCTSAQQLFDLVRSLHRQPALVIAGLGLLVSDQFRQTGHDSIADARWARLTAALLDLRRACASTVEPFPIPNMSISLGCPASEAATALLLHPDMHQSLTKVLAQGQATPAIDTSSLECEIEGLALGDHGKLKTAMDAANAMDERMLLSA from the coding sequence TTGGAACGTCTGCTCGGACGGTCAGCCCCGGGCGACCGGATCGAACTGGGCAACGGTGTCTACGAGGGGGACACGACGCTGCACGTTCCGTCCGGGGTGTGTCTGGTCGGCAGTGGCAAGACAGAACTGATCGGACACGGTGCCGGCCCTGTGCTGCAGACCGAGGGGACAGCCGATGTCGAGATTCTTGCACTGAAACTGCGGGTGACTGTACCTACATCGACGCTGATTGCGGTGCGTCATGCTGCGCGTGTACTGATCAAGGGATGCGAGCTAGACGGAAACATCCTTGCTGACAACGGCATTCTGGTTGAGCATTCGACAGACATCGAGATCCATGCCAATCATGTACGGGCTTGCCGACCGGAAGCTGATAATTGGGGCGCCGGCATTAAATTCGAGCTATCCGATGGCTCAATTGATTCCAATAATATTGAAGATGGAAATATAGGAGTATTTGCCCGTCAATGTAGACCATCCACTGGGTCAGAACCTGCAATTATAGCAAATAACAATCAGTGCCATAATACACTTCAGAGTGGCCTAGCATTTTTCTCCACATGCGGCATCATTACAAACAATAAATTATCTGGCAGCCACACAACCAGCGGAATTAGTATTTCGCGAGACACAAAATCACTGGAGCAACCCTCAGAAGCAAAAGTAATCGGCAATCAGTGCCATGACAACAAGGGGTCTGGAATAGTATTTTTTTCCAGCCGAGGCCGGGTAGAAAACAACGACTGCTGGGGCAGCATCACACGGAACGGCATCAGCATTGAACGAGACCCAACGTCACTTGACTGCGCATCCGAAGTAGATGTCATCGGCAATCGATGTAACGAGAATGAGCAAGCTGGAATTATATTTCTATCCAGTCAGGGTCGTGCAGAAAACAACGACTGCCGGGGCAATCGCACCCTCAGTGGCATCATCATTCAGCGAGACCCAGAATCTCCAGAGCACCCATCTGAAGTTGATGTCATCAGCAATCGGTGCCACGAGAATAAGCAAGCGGGGATTATTTTCCTTTCCAGCAAGGGTCGTGCAGAAAACAACGACTGCTGGGGCAATCGTACCCTCAGTGGCATCAACGTTGAACGAGACACAAAGTCACCTGACTGCGCATCCGAAGTAGATGTCATCGGCAATCGATGTAAAGAGAATGAGCAAGCTGGAATTATTTTCTGTTCCAGCAAGGGTCGTGCAGAAAACAACGACTGCTGGGGCAATCGCACCCTCAGTGGCATCATCATTCAGCGAGACAAAAAGTCTCCCGAGCACCCATCTAAAGTGGATGTCATCGGCAACAAATCCCATGGAAACAAGGGGGCTGGAATTGTCTTTCTTTCCAGCAAGGGCCTCGTGAAAAATAACACCTGCTGGGAAAATCAGACACTGAGCGGGATAAACATTGAACGCGACAATTATTCACCGAAAGAACCTTCTGAAGCACAGGTTATCGGCAATCGATGTTATAATAACAAAGACAGTGGGATTGTATTTTTCTCTAGCCAAGGCCGCGTAGAAGACAATGACTGCTGGAGAAATAAAACCCTCAGCGGCATTATCATTCAGCGCGACAAAAAATCACCCGAGCAACCCTCCATAGTGGAAGTCATCGGTAATCGATGCCATGAAAATACGGAAGCCGGAATAACATTTCTTTCCAGCGAGGGCCTCGCAAAAAATAACGCCTGCTGGAAAAATAAAACAACCGGCATTTCTATTGAGCACGATAACAACTCACCTGGATATGCGTCCGAAGTGGATGTAATTGGTAACACATGCCGAAAAAACCAGGAGGCCGGGATTTCATTTTTCTCCAGTCACGGCCTCATAGAAAAAAATGAGTGCTCGGGCAGTCACATCTTCAGCGGCATTATGATTCAGCGAGACAAAAGATCTCCAGAACAACCATCAGAAGTAGCCGTCACTGACAATATTTGCCACAAAAATGAACAGTCCGGAATTGCATTCTTCTCCAGTCGCGGCCGCATAGAAAACAATAATTGCAGGGGAAGTCGCACTCACAGTGGCATTCTCATTCAACGCGACCCAAAGTCGCCCACACACCCATCCGAAGTGGATGTCATAGGCAACAAATGCCACGATAATAAGCAAGCAGGAATTATCTTTTTTTCTAGCCAAGGCCGCGTAGTAAAAAACGACTGCTGGGGCAATCGCACACTAAGCGGCATCAGTATTGAACGAGACCAAAATTTGCCTGACTGTGCGTCCGAAGTGGACGTCATTGGCAATCGATGCCATCACAACAAGCAATCCGGCATTGCGCTGATTGCCAACATCGGTCACTCCGAAGGCAACATTGTCTGGGCCAATGGCGCGACCGGCACGCCTGAGCCAATCGCTTCGGCAGACACACACAGCCCGCAAGCCCTGCACATCGCCAACCTCGCCGCTACCGGGCAACCCGCAGCAGTGGCCCAAACGGCAGCACTGGCAGATTTCCTTCTCTCCGGCGGCTGCCAAGGCTGCTTCGACCAGTTCTGGCATCACAAACCCGGCAGTCCGACACAGCCTGTACTGATCGCCCAACCACCGGCATCCAGTGCGAGCACGTCACAGACGCCTCCCCGATCGCTGCGCGTCTACCAAGTCACCCGCACCATTGCCTCAGTCGCGATCCGCGGCATCGCTGCTCAAGACAGCCACTGGTGGCGCAGCCCACGGCCCCCTGCCCCCGGCCTCGCGGCGCTAACCGCCCTGATGCCACTGTTTGGTCAAAAACTGCAACAGGCGCGCAGCAGGAAGGTAACCAAAGACGGGGATATCGCCATCGCCCCTCACTGGCTCGCAGGCGTCGTCAGTGCAAACGACCCAGCCCTGGACCACTGGCTGGAAGACATCGCCGCGCGCCGTGACGACATGGCATCAGCCCTGCCTGCAGGCAGTTCGGCAGCCGATGTGCGTGTGCGCATCTTCGATCTGGCCGGTGCGCAGGAGCAGACCAGTTCCAACGCTGCGGCGATCGACTTCATCGAGCAACACCTCTTGGCCGACCGCACACGGTGGTGGCAACGCGGAGCCGCAGTTCTGGAAAGCCTGCTCTTCATGCCGGCCGCATATTTTCTAGCTGCCCTCCTGGTCATGGCAGTGATGACACTGCTGGTTGTCGCCGGTTTGGTTTACTTGATTGATCCGGCCTTCGTCAGCGCGCCGGATTTGTCAGGCGTACACCTACGCCAACTCGGCCAGAAAATTCTGACCAACCTGCAGGACACCGCTTGGCTCAAAGCTCATCGCGCAAAATTGGCGCTCGGCACAACGGCGTACTTACTGGTCTTCCTGCTACTGCTGATCCGCACCCTGCCAGCGAGTCTGCGCATCGGACTCCTGCCTCTGCTGACATGGCTAGGCAAAATACTGTCGAAGACAGTACCACGTCTCGAAAAGATCCTTGCTTCAGCCATCGAGCCAAGTTCGCGCTGGCACCGCCTCGTCCATTCGGAACGATGCCGCCGCCACTGGCTGCGGCGACAGATCTACGCACCACGCCGATTCGAGTCGCTGCGCAAACGCTCGGCGCCAGCCATGATCATCGTCCTGCGTCACGTCGACATTCCATCACCGGCGCTGCAACAGCAGATGCGGCTGCTGTTCGAATTGTGTCCGCCACACCAGGCCCTTCTGCTGGTGACCCAGGTTCCGGGGCTGTCGATGCTCGCCAGCGGCTACCTCGATGTCTGGTTTGGCCCCGCTGCACCGAAGGCCGATGCTGCCCTGGTGATCCACGATGTGGACTCGGCGCAGATTCCTCTGGCCACAGACAGCCCTGCCGAATGGGCCGACCGCCAGAAGGCAGCCCCGGCCCGGCTCGCCGCGCTGCTCGGCTGGCCAGCGGCAGCCGATGCCGAGCAGTACGCCAACGCGCTCATCCATGGCACCTTTGATGTCAAGCAATGGCTGCCCGCGCTGATCATCGGCTCAACACCGCAGATGCACATGCTGACCCGCCGGGACAACGCCGAGCACCGCCAGTACAGCCAGGCACTGAACAAGGCCCTGGAAACGTTCTTCCAGATTCTCGGAGGCACACAGACCACGCTGTCCGGGCCTGACGTGGAGGCGATGGATCGCATGGCACACGAAGGCCGAGCCCTGCTGGCTGTCGCCCTGAAACCGCGCCACGGTCAGCCAGGACAGCGTCAGTGGATCGGCCGAGGTGGCTACCGCGTCGAACTGGCTCGGCTGCTGCGCGACTGGTGCGGCGACACCGGCCCGGAAGCCCCCTCCGGCGCGGATATCCTGCTGGCAGCATTGCAGACCTGCGGTGAGCTTTACCACGTCCGGGCCATGCAACACCTCCTGACGCTGGCCACCAAGACGACCCCGCTCACGGAGGTAGACCTCCAGCGGCTGCAACGCTTGCCTTTGCACATGGAGGCCGCCCTGTTCCTCCTAGACGAACGCCAGCGGCTCATGCAGGCCCTGCAGCACAGGTGGCCCACCATGGCCGAGGCGACAGCACCCGCCTGGCATCGCCTGCAACAAGCCCACATCCACCTGAAAAGCGCGTGGTGCGAATTGACCGCCAGCGTTCACACCACCTCGGCACCATCGCTGTCAGCGTCACAGAACACCCGACTGTGCCTGCTACTGCTGCGCATCCAGGCCATTCACCGCAACCATGGCAGTGATCCGATTGCGGATGACGGACCTGAAGAGAAGCAACTGTGCGCGCTGCTCGACGATCCACTCAAGCCGCTCTCGGGCACCGCAGGCCCAACCGGCACCAAGCCAGCCCTGTGGCCACGTTTCCTGCATGACTTGCAAACCGAACTCGTCACGATCGCGCGTCAGGAACCGACCGCCGCCCGGCGACTCTTGCGCGCCAAGCTGGCACAAGATTGGCACGGTCTGTCACCGACTGGCCGTACAGCGATTGAGCAACTGGGAACCCGATTCACACACTTTTGGCTGCAGCAGATGACACGCTGCACCTCTGCCCAGCAGTTGTTCGATCTGGTGCGATCCCTGCATCGGCAGCCTGCACTGGTGATTGCCGGACTCGGCCTCTTGGTCTCGGACCAGTTCCGACAAACCGGTCACGATTCGATAGCTGACGCCCGATGGGCACGCTTGACAGCAGCCCTACTCGATCTGCGTCGGGCTTGTGCCTCAACTGTCGAACCGTTCCCTATCCCGAACATGAGCATCTCACTTGGTTGCCCAGCGTCGGAGGCAGCCACCGCGCTGCTCCTGCACCCGGACATGCACCAGTCACTGACCAAGGTATTGGCACAAGGACAAGCGACACCCGCCATCGACACATCCTCGCTCGAATGCGAAATCGAAGGTCTGGCACTAGGAGACCACGGCAAGCTGAAGACCGCTATGGACGCAGCAAACGCCATGGATGAACGAATGCTGTTATCGGCCTGA
- a CDS encoding glucose 1-dehydrogenase gives MNKHPSFDLTGRIALITGSSKGIGLALACALASAGARVVLNARDADRLEATRAALAGQGIDAAAYAFDVTDADAVQAGVARIEAEVGPIDILVNNAGMQHRAPFTEFPLDAWHRITTTNIDSVFLVGQAVARCMVPRGRGKIINVCSVQSELGRPGIAPYTATKGAVKMLTKGMAIDLGKHGIQVNGLGPGYFKTELTSALVADPAFTAWLTAHTPSGRWGDVEELGGAAIFLASDASSFVNGHILYVDGGITASL, from the coding sequence ATGAATAAACACCCCAGCTTCGATCTCACCGGCCGCATCGCCCTCATCACCGGCTCCAGCAAGGGCATCGGCCTGGCGCTGGCGTGTGCATTGGCCTCGGCGGGCGCCCGCGTGGTGCTCAATGCGCGCGACGCCGATCGGCTGGAGGCGACCCGCGCCGCGCTGGCCGGGCAGGGCATCGACGCGGCCGCCTACGCCTTCGACGTGACCGACGCCGACGCCGTGCAGGCCGGCGTGGCGCGCATCGAGGCGGAGGTCGGCCCGATCGACATCCTCGTCAACAACGCTGGCATGCAGCACCGCGCCCCGTTCACCGAGTTCCCGCTCGACGCCTGGCACCGCATCACGACGACCAACATCGACAGCGTCTTCCTCGTCGGGCAGGCGGTGGCGCGCTGCATGGTGCCGCGCGGTCGGGGCAAGATCATCAATGTCTGCTCGGTGCAGAGCGAACTCGGCCGCCCCGGCATCGCGCCCTACACCGCCACCAAGGGCGCGGTGAAGATGCTCACCAAGGGCATGGCGATCGACCTCGGCAAGCACGGCATCCAGGTCAACGGCCTCGGCCCCGGCTACTTCAAGACCGAACTCACCAGCGCGCTGGTTGCCGATCCCGCCTTCACCGCCTGGCTGACCGCACACACGCCCTCGGGCCGCTGGGGCGATGTGGAGGAGCTGGGCGGGGCGGCGATCTTCCTGGCGTCGGATGCGTCGAGCTTCGTGAACGGCCACATCCTGTATGTGGACGGGGGAATCACGGCGAGTCTCTGA